In a single window of the Desertifilum tharense IPPAS B-1220 genome:
- a CDS encoding PAS domain S-box protein produces MHNPLDPSSDSLSLQERQIRALFEHSLDAIAIADDSGRYIDVNPAACQLFGRSRSQLIGSSIAEFIEPDLNFEQVWQRFQDERQERGELRLIRADGSIRKVEYSACANFLPHQHLSILRDITERKRAEAEIQALNQQLEQRVQARTQELHAVNQALRVEIQERQKVESALRESQYRLQSVLSSIEGMVWSIGVAPPEILYLNLTSEQIYGYSVEALSANPNLWLEAIHPGDRAWVEKAIANLASGDRESQTLEYRILRSDRQIRWLQDRLHAIRDRQGQITRIDRIATDITPLKQAEAALRQSEATNRAIIEAIPDLVFCLDRQGTYLTIQANAEDRLVNPEQTSVGNTICDTLPSTLAQQRLKYIHQALETQQIQIYEYSLQLRGEIRHEEARIVPMENEQVLVMVRDITAQQTALRDRLAAEASLLEERQLFFKGPIVIFKWQAAEGWPVEYVSPNISEELGYSPSDFQQGHLKFADLVHPEDVERVKQEVQDYTFTDTRFFQQSYRLRLANGEYCWLDDYTTPIFRADGTVSHYLGYVQNVTHRHQAAEALQKSETQLRLLTDTLPVCISYTDRNLRYQFVNRTYEQWFGYRREEICGCTLQEIIGLPAFGAIQSYVERVLAGETVFYEAQVPYRLGGQRYVAAILVPDLDERQSQVQGYYALISDISERKRTEAELEQTRNFLQLVLDHLPLAVYAKEAQELRFVLWNAAATELLGYSASEALGQTDADLFPPQQVESCTNSDLQALSQQQAIEIPQEQVWTKQGELKIIRNKKVGIYDLNGEPKYAIGFAEDITQQQAALRERQQAEMALQESEARFRAIFEQAGIGIVVSTLEGRLIQMNQRFCDLIGCQHSSEAPLYYQELTTPEDIQREQPQWEALLSGEISTYTIEKTYYHRQRGDCRFVNVSVSSIRNGEDRLLYVLALVEDITERKQTEAALRQQAEQEYLISGITNRIRRSLNLQEILQTTVVEIRSSLNADRALIFCLYPDGTGSIIAESVLPAYPVTRHMSWTNECFPSECYEYYRQGYTRIVCDPSRDEWASCIAEFMTMTGVKSKIVAPITQLSEDGSVRVWGLLIVHACAVSRIWQETEADLLSKISDQLAIAIQQAELCEKLQLANQELNRLASMDGLTQIANRRHFDTSLAQEWQRLGREQLPLSLILCDIDYFKFYNDYYGHPAGDRCLQQVSQALQRAVLRPADLVARYGGEEFVAILPNTDCEGAMRVAQRIQDAIALLNLPHCCSPVSDRITVSLGIASQIPRPHTSPDTLIAQADLALYKAKMQGRDRYCINETSLG; encoded by the coding sequence ATGCACAATCCTCTCGATCCTTCTAGTGACTCTCTCAGCTTACAAGAACGACAAATTCGGGCTTTATTTGAACATTCGTTAGATGCGATCGCGATCGCGGATGACTCCGGTCGGTATATTGATGTCAATCCAGCAGCTTGTCAGTTATTTGGACGATCGCGATCGCAGTTAATTGGATCTTCCATTGCGGAATTCATTGAACCGGATTTAAATTTTGAGCAAGTTTGGCAGCGCTTTCAAGACGAGCGACAGGAACGAGGGGAATTGCGCCTCATCCGCGCTGATGGTTCGATTCGGAAGGTTGAATATAGTGCCTGCGCTAATTTTTTGCCGCATCAACACCTGTCAATTTTGCGAGATATCACCGAACGCAAGCGTGCAGAAGCCGAAATTCAAGCCCTAAATCAGCAATTAGAGCAGCGCGTGCAAGCCAGAACCCAAGAACTGCACGCGGTTAATCAAGCCTTAAGGGTTGAAATTCAAGAACGTCAAAAGGTGGAATCGGCCCTGCGAGAGTCTCAATACCGCTTGCAGAGTGTTTTGAGTTCAATTGAAGGGATGGTTTGGTCGATTGGGGTTGCCCCTCCGGAAATCTTGTATCTCAACTTGACAAGCGAACAAATTTATGGTTACTCCGTTGAAGCGTTGAGCGCCAATCCCAATCTTTGGTTAGAGGCGATCCATCCCGGCGATCGCGCCTGGGTGGAAAAGGCGATCGCGAATTTAGCGAGCGGCGATCGCGAGAGTCAAACCCTCGAATATCGCATCCTGCGATCGGACCGTCAAATCCGCTGGCTTCAGGATCGACTGCACGCCATTCGCGATCGCCAAGGTCAAATTACCCGGATCGATCGCATTGCCACCGATATCACGCCGCTCAAACAAGCCGAAGCCGCATTGCGCCAAAGCGAAGCCACCAATCGCGCCATTATAGAAGCCATCCCCGATTTAGTCTTCTGCCTCGATCGCCAAGGAACCTACCTCACCATCCAAGCCAACGCCGAAGATCGCTTAGTTAATCCAGAGCAAACCTCAGTCGGCAATACCATCTGCGATACCTTACCCTCAACCTTAGCCCAACAACGTCTAAAATACATTCACCAAGCCTTAGAAACTCAACAAATCCAGATTTACGAATATTCCCTGCAACTGCGAGGTGAAATCCGCCACGAAGAAGCGCGGATCGTGCCGATGGAGAACGAGCAAGTCTTAGTGATGGTTCGAGATATTACCGCACAGCAAACCGCCTTGCGCGATCGCCTAGCCGCAGAAGCCAGTTTGCTTGAAGAACGCCAACTCTTCTTTAAAGGGCCCATTGTCATCTTTAAATGGCAAGCTGCCGAGGGTTGGCCCGTTGAATATGTTTCCCCTAACATCAGCGAAGAGTTGGGATATTCTCCAAGCGACTTTCAGCAAGGTCACTTGAAATTTGCCGACTTAGTGCATCCCGAAGATGTCGAACGGGTTAAACAAGAAGTCCAAGACTACACCTTCACCGACACTCGCTTCTTTCAGCAGAGCTATCGCTTGCGCCTAGCCAATGGTGAGTATTGTTGGCTCGATGACTATACCACCCCCATCTTCAGAGCAGATGGCACGGTTTCCCATTACTTAGGTTACGTGCAGAATGTCACCCATCGCCACCAAGCCGCAGAAGCCTTGCAAAAAAGCGAGACACAACTGCGACTCTTAACCGATACGCTGCCGGTGTGCATTTCTTACACAGACCGGAATTTGCGCTATCAGTTTGTCAATCGCACCTACGAACAATGGTTTGGGTATCGGCGCGAGGAGATTTGCGGTTGTACCTTGCAAGAAATCATTGGTCTGCCAGCCTTTGGGGCCATTCAAAGTTATGTTGAGCGGGTTTTGGCTGGGGAAACCGTTTTTTATGAAGCACAAGTCCCCTATCGCTTAGGGGGTCAGCGTTATGTTGCAGCCATTTTAGTTCCTGACCTCGACGAACGCCAATCCCAAGTGCAGGGTTACTATGCTCTGATTTCTGATATTAGCGAGCGCAAACGCACCGAGGCGGAATTAGAGCAAACGCGCAACTTTTTGCAACTGGTTTTAGACCATTTACCCCTTGCCGTTTATGCCAAGGAAGCTCAAGAACTGAGGTTTGTGCTGTGGAATGCAGCAGCCACAGAACTGCTCGGCTATTCTGCATCGGAGGCACTCGGTCAAACCGATGCAGATTTGTTTCCTCCCCAACAGGTGGAGAGCTGTACGAATAGCGATCTCCAGGCTTTGAGCCAGCAACAGGCGATTGAAATTCCCCAGGAACAAGTGTGGACAAAACAGGGGGAACTTAAGATTATTCGTAATAAGAAAGTTGGGATTTACGATCTCAACGGAGAACCCAAGTATGCGATTGGGTTTGCCGAGGATATTACTCAGCAGCAAGCGGCACTGCGGGAACGCCAGCAAGCGGAAATGGCTTTGCAAGAAAGTGAGGCTCGATTTCGGGCGATTTTTGAGCAGGCGGGGATTGGGATTGTGGTGAGTACGCTGGAAGGTCGCTTGATTCAGATGAATCAGCGTTTCTGCGATTTGATTGGTTGCCAGCACTCTTCGGAGGCTCCACTTTATTATCAGGAGTTGACGACGCCGGAGGATATCCAGCGAGAGCAACCCCAGTGGGAGGCGTTATTAAGCGGGGAAATTTCAACTTATACTATTGAGAAAACTTATTATCATCGACAACGGGGCGATTGTCGGTTTGTGAATGTTTCGGTGTCGTCGATCCGCAATGGGGAAGATCGACTCCTTTACGTGCTGGCGTTGGTGGAAGATATTACCGAACGCAAGCAAACTGAAGCAGCTTTACGACAGCAGGCGGAACAGGAATATCTGATTTCTGGGATTACGAACCGCATTCGGCGATCGCTAAATCTACAGGAAATTCTACAAACGACGGTGGTGGAAATTCGCTCTTCGCTGAATGCCGATCGCGCTTTGATTTTTTGCTTGTATCCCGATGGTACGGGTTCGATTATTGCGGAGTCGGTTTTACCCGCTTATCCGGTGACGCGACACATGAGTTGGACGAATGAGTGTTTCCCGTCGGAATGCTATGAGTATTATCGCCAAGGCTATACGCGCATTGTCTGCGATCCGAGTCGGGATGAATGGGCTAGTTGTATTGCTGAGTTTATGACAATGACGGGGGTTAAGTCTAAGATCGTGGCACCGATTACCCAGTTGAGCGAAGACGGTTCGGTTCGGGTTTGGGGGTTGTTAATTGTTCATGCTTGCGCGGTGTCTCGGATCTGGCAGGAAACGGAGGCGGATCTGTTAAGTAAGATTAGCGATCAGTTGGCGATCGCGATTCAGCAGGCGGAGTTGTGCGAAAAGCTGCAACTGGCTAATCAGGAGTTAAATCGGTTAGCGAGTATGGATGGGTTAACTCAGATTGCTAACCGCCGACACTTTGATACTTCTTTGGCTCAGGAATGGCAGCGCTTGGGGCGCGAGCAGTTGCCCCTATCTTTGATTCTGTGCGATATTGACTATTTCAAGTTCTATAACGATTATTATGGCCACCCGGCGGGCGATCGCTGTTTGCAACAGGTATCTCAGGCGCTGCAACGTGCGGTTTTGCGTCCGGCGGATCTGGTGGCTCGCTATGGTGGGGAAGAGTTTGTGGCGATCTTGCCGAATACTGACTGCGAAGGCGCGATGCGGGTGGCTCAACGCATTCAGGATGCGATCGCGCTGCTGAATTTACCTCATTGTTGCTCCCCGGTGAGCGATCGGATTACGGTGAGTTTGGGCATCGCTAGCCAAATCCCGCGCCCCCATACCTCTCCCGATACGCTGATTGCTCAAGCCGATCTGGCGCTCTACAAGGCGAAAATGCAAGGACGCGATCGCTATTGTATCAATGAGACCAGCCTGGGTTAG
- a CDS encoding DNA methyltransferase, which yields MSSAKAPRNRSLTLTPEEQSFYAQHLRQLTQKAEPQSIENQIIHQDLLEVLDYLPENCVDLLFLDPPYNLSKTFNQLRFAERSSSEYQAWLESWFPKLLKTLKPSASVYICGDWRSSAALQLTAEKYLMIQNRITWEREKGRGAKANWKNCSEDIWFCTVSNHYTFNSEAVKLKRKVIAPYTDRQGKPKDWQKSQKGNYRLTYPSNLWTDLTVPFWSMTENTAHPTQKPEKLLAKIILASSAPGDLVFDPFLGSGTTSVVAKKLERRYVGVELDLTYCCFAQKRLALAETDKSIQGYTEGIFWERNSHR from the coding sequence ATGAGTTCAGCGAAAGCGCCGCGCAACCGGAGTTTAACCCTAACTCCAGAGGAGCAAAGCTTCTATGCTCAACATCTAAGGCAGCTTACCCAAAAAGCTGAACCGCAGAGCATCGAAAATCAGATTATCCATCAAGACCTATTGGAAGTGTTGGATTATCTGCCTGAAAATTGCGTCGATCTGCTCTTCCTCGATCCGCCCTATAATCTCAGCAAAACCTTTAATCAACTACGGTTTGCCGAACGTTCATCCAGCGAGTATCAAGCTTGGTTAGAATCGTGGTTTCCCAAATTGCTGAAAACCCTAAAACCTTCTGCCTCTGTTTATATCTGTGGAGATTGGCGTTCGAGTGCTGCTCTGCAACTTACGGCTGAAAAATATTTAATGATTCAAAATCGGATTACTTGGGAACGCGAAAAAGGGAGGGGGGCAAAAGCGAACTGGAAAAACTGCTCGGAAGATATTTGGTTTTGTACGGTTTCTAACCATTACACTTTTAATAGCGAAGCGGTTAAGCTCAAACGAAAAGTGATCGCTCCCTATACCGATCGTCAGGGAAAACCGAAAGATTGGCAAAAAAGCCAAAAGGGAAATTATCGTTTAACTTATCCTTCTAATCTCTGGACAGATTTAACGGTGCCGTTTTGGTCGATGACTGAAAATACAGCGCATCCCACTCAAAAACCTGAAAAATTATTAGCCAAAATTATTTTAGCGAGTTCTGCTCCCGGCGATTTAGTGTTCGATCCGTTTCTGGGTTCGGGGACGACTTCGGTTGTTGCTAAAAAATTAGAACGGCGGTATGTCGGGGTGGAATTAGATTTAACCTATTGTTGTTTTGCCCAAAAGCGTTTAGCCCTTGCGGAAACTGATAAAAGCATTCAAGGGTATACTGAAGGAATATTTTGGGAGCGCAACTCCCACCGATAA
- a CDS encoding DUF1499 domain-containing protein yields the protein MVAKFFAGKRPDSLGVKGNQLGGCPDSPNCVCSHLSAMDKVHSIDPISYNSSAAEAIAKIKTIVQAMPKTQIIAETDNYLYAEFTSQLMGFVDDVEFLVYDNPKVIHVRSASRLGRSDLGVNRKRIEEIRSQFNR from the coding sequence ATGGTCGCTAAGTTTTTTGCGGGGAAACGACCGGATAGTTTAGGCGTGAAAGGAAATCAACTGGGTGGATGTCCAGATTCTCCCAATTGCGTTTGCAGCCATCTTTCTGCGATGGATAAAGTCCATTCTATCGATCCGATTAGTTATAATTCTTCGGCTGCGGAAGCGATCGCAAAAATCAAAACGATTGTTCAAGCGATGCCTAAGACTCAAATTATCGCAGAAACGGATAATTACTTATACGCCGAATTTACTAGTCAACTAATGGGATTTGTCGATGATGTGGAGTTTTTAGTTTATGACAATCCTAAAGTGATTCACGTCCGCTCGGCTTCGCGCTTAGGTCGGTCTGATTTGGGGGTGAACCGCAAGCGCATAGAAGAGATTCGCAGTCAGTTTAATCGTTAA
- a CDS encoding DUF2231 domain-containing protein has translation METQTPTSQTQHTPYPDIPPVIRSLDSEYVDKGITSTVNIAGHPLHPVIVIFPVAFLVGAWLADIGYWLTSDPFWARGAIWLLLGGLITGLVAGIIGMFDFTRIKRARKHSAGWAHMYGNIIAIVLTAINLGLRWGDMTEAVIPTGLILSTLVAVLLGVSGWFGGELTFRHKIGVIGPSSQES, from the coding sequence ATGGAAACTCAAACTCCAACCTCGCAAACTCAGCACACCCCCTATCCAGACATTCCCCCAGTCATCCGCAGCCTCGATAGCGAATATGTAGATAAGGGGATCACCAGCACCGTTAACATTGCAGGTCATCCTCTCCACCCCGTTATCGTCATTTTTCCCGTAGCGTTCCTGGTGGGTGCGTGGCTGGCTGATATTGGGTACTGGTTAACCTCCGATCCGTTTTGGGCCAGAGGTGCTATTTGGTTGCTCTTAGGAGGGCTAATCACAGGACTGGTTGCGGGTATTATTGGGATGTTTGACTTTACCCGAATTAAGCGCGCTCGCAAGCATTCCGCAGGCTGGGCGCATATGTACGGTAATATTATCGCGATCGTTCTGACTGCGATTAATTTAGGCTTGCGCTGGGGAGACATGACAGAAGCCGTCATCCCAACTGGCTTAATTCTTTCAACCCTTGTAGCAGTATTGCTCGGCGTTTCCGGTTGGTTTGGGGGCGAACTCACCTTCCGTCACAAAATTGGCGTGATTGGACCGAGCAGCCAAGAATCCTAG
- a CDS encoding hemerythrin domain-containing protein, which translates to MVKTLEDTKRQAIAMKLADLKALQKLIVENDEKLASSINDGEIRDRLRSMLEDDRKNLGIIETTIVQYGNPGEASSTVQKLVEKTQGMMSGNELNTYEKVAQHELLKHSQVMSGLIIHKAGQVVGADVQAAIAPLNAVNFENRAHQEQLKGVLEILGTRELTGMEPDQSVWGRVQDAVAALTGVFGGPASHAKEDINITEIITMDHRKTDTLFMEIANSNDPQKLQEYFGQLFKDLTAHAEAEEEIVYPAVRSYYPDTQELYDEQSEMKRMLAEIKALSPSAPEFKQKIDQLKNMVQHHVREEENDMFPKLRQNFSEQQMQELSDQFKKAKARIQQKMAS; encoded by the coding sequence ATGGTAAAGACATTAGAAGATACCAAACGTCAGGCGATCGCCATGAAGCTTGCAGACTTGAAAGCGCTGCAAAAGCTGATTGTTGAGAACGACGAGAAACTAGCAAGTTCGATCAACGATGGCGAAATCCGCGATCGCTTGCGGAGTATGCTTGAAGACGATCGCAAAAATCTAGGTATTATCGAAACCACTATTGTCCAGTACGGCAACCCCGGCGAAGCCAGTTCTACCGTCCAAAAACTGGTCGAAAAAACCCAAGGCATGATGTCTGGGAACGAACTTAACACTTATGAAAAAGTCGCCCAACATGAACTGTTAAAGCATTCTCAGGTCATGTCGGGTTTGATTATTCATAAAGCTGGACAAGTTGTCGGAGCCGATGTCCAAGCGGCGATCGCGCCTTTAAATGCAGTAAACTTTGAAAACCGCGCTCACCAAGAACAACTCAAAGGCGTTCTGGAAATCTTGGGAACCCGCGAATTGACCGGAATGGAACCGGATCAAAGCGTTTGGGGCCGCGTCCAAGACGCAGTTGCAGCCTTGACGGGCGTATTCGGCGGTCCGGCTAGCCACGCCAAAGAGGATATCAACATCACCGAGATCATCACGATGGATCACCGGAAAACCGATACCCTCTTCATGGAAATTGCCAATAGCAACGATCCGCAAAAACTGCAAGAATATTTCGGTCAACTGTTCAAAGACTTAACAGCCCACGCTGAAGCCGAAGAAGAAATCGTCTATCCCGCAGTTCGCAGCTATTACCCAGATACTCAAGAACTGTATGATGAACAAAGTGAAATGAAGCGGATGCTGGCGGAAATTAAAGCCCTCAGCCCCAGCGCGCCGGAGTTCAAGCAGAAAATCGATCAACTCAAGAACATGGTACAGCACCACGTTCGCGAGGAAGAAAACGATATGTTCCCCAAACTGCGCCAAAACTTCAGCGAACAACAAATGCAAGAGCTTTCCGATCAATTTAAGAAAGCTAAAGCTCGCATTCAACAAAAAATGGCTAGTTAG
- a CDS encoding agmatinase family protein — MSEQPPFQRPDYQLNGHSTEANRALEKERNLPLTGWQQEVNRGLEYGLEAAESIRDRTIPTFSRGELPHYAGINTFLKAPYLEDVRKVGEYDVAIMGVPHDSGTTYRPGTRFGPQGIRRISALYTPYNFELGVDLREQITLCDVGDVFTIPANNEKSFDQISKAVAHVFSSGAFPIILGGDHSIGFPTVRGVCRHLGDKKMGIIHFDRHVDTQETDLDERMHTCPWFHATNIKNAPAKNLVQLGIGGWQVPRQGVKVCRERSTNILTVTDITEMGLDAAVDFALDRALDGTDCVYISFDIDCIDAGFVPGTGWPEPGGLMPREALYLLGKIVQKAPVCGLEVVEVSPPYDVSDMTSLMATRVICDTMAHLVVSGQLPRQQKAAYIHPEATPELVSEWQ; from the coding sequence ATGAGCGAACAACCCCCCTTTCAGCGTCCTGACTATCAACTCAACGGACATTCAACCGAAGCCAACCGCGCGTTAGAAAAGGAACGCAACTTACCGTTAACGGGATGGCAACAAGAGGTCAATCGCGGGTTAGAATACGGGTTAGAAGCGGCTGAGAGTATTCGCGATCGCACCATCCCCACTTTCTCGCGTGGCGAACTCCCCCACTATGCCGGAATTAACACCTTTCTCAAAGCCCCCTACCTAGAAGATGTCCGCAAGGTCGGGGAATACGATGTCGCCATTATGGGCGTTCCCCACGACTCCGGGACCACCTACCGTCCGGGGACGCGTTTTGGCCCCCAAGGAATTCGCCGTATTTCCGCCCTGTACACGCCCTATAACTTTGAATTGGGGGTAGATTTACGCGAACAAATCACCCTCTGCGATGTCGGCGATGTGTTTACCATTCCCGCCAATAACGAAAAGTCTTTTGACCAAATCTCCAAAGCCGTCGCCCATGTCTTCAGTTCTGGCGCATTCCCGATTATTTTAGGCGGCGACCATTCCATCGGCTTTCCCACAGTTCGCGGTGTCTGTCGCCACCTGGGGGATAAGAAAATGGGGATTATCCATTTTGACCGCCATGTGGATACCCAAGAAACCGACTTAGACGAACGGATGCACACCTGTCCGTGGTTCCACGCCACCAATATTAAGAATGCACCTGCCAAAAATTTAGTGCAACTGGGGATTGGCGGTTGGCAAGTTCCCCGCCAAGGCGTCAAAGTGTGTCGCGAACGGTCTACCAATATCTTGACCGTGACCGATATTACGGAAATGGGGTTAGATGCTGCGGTAGATTTTGCCCTAGACCGGGCGTTAGATGGTACCGATTGCGTCTACATCAGCTTTGATATTGATTGCATTGATGCAGGGTTTGTCCCCGGTACGGGTTGGCCGGAACCGGGCGGCTTGATGCCCCGCGAAGCCTTATATCTACTGGGCAAAATTGTGCAAAAAGCCCCTGTTTGCGGTCTAGAAGTGGTGGAAGTTTCTCCCCCCTACGATGTCAGCGATATGACTTCGTTAATGGCGACTCGCGTAATTTGCGACACGATGGCGCATTTGGTGGTATCGGGTCAACTTCCGCGCCAGCAAAAAGCCGCTTATATTCACCCAGAAGCTACGCCCGAATTGGTTAGCGAGTGGCAATAA
- the hypA gene encoding hydrogenase maturation nickel metallochaperone HypA produces the protein MHETDMTKALILTLKDWWETQPEAPQIEKVHLIVGQFTCVEPVSLQFAFEVQTRNTFLAGTQLVIQETPLIAYCDRCQQEYSPEIGLHYACPHCQSPMERILSGRELKIDRIECSNHSITQLN, from the coding sequence ATGCACGAAACAGACATGACGAAGGCGCTAATTCTCACCCTCAAAGATTGGTGGGAAACCCAACCAGAAGCGCCCCAAATTGAAAAGGTTCATTTAATTGTGGGTCAGTTTACCTGCGTTGAACCCGTGAGTCTGCAATTTGCCTTTGAAGTCCAGACGCGCAACACCTTTTTAGCCGGGACGCAATTGGTGATTCAAGAAACGCCCTTGATTGCTTATTGCGATCGCTGTCAGCAAGAGTATAGCCCAGAAATCGGCTTGCATTACGCTTGTCCGCACTGTCAGTCTCCAATGGAACGCATTCTTTCCGGTCGGGAATTAAAAATTGACCGGATTGAATGCAGCAATCACTCTATCACCCAGTTGAACTAA
- the hypB gene encoding hydrogenase nickel incorporation protein HypB, which produces MHQTFDVALGVNLLHANQAGADHNRAHFDKWGITCLNLMSSPGAGKTAILERTLAALSPQLKIAVIEGDMTTELDADRLRQYGVPVIAINTGRSCHLDSKMVAGGIHRLEHEYNPAEFDLVLVENVGNLVCPAEFEVGEHAKVALLSITEGEDKPLKYPVMFQEADCLLITKMDLAPYLEIDLKRIEENVRQINPHVTLIPVSAKTGEGLETWFNWLASQVQSPSPKPLSLHHA; this is translated from the coding sequence ATGCACCAAACCTTTGATGTTGCGTTAGGCGTTAACCTACTCCACGCCAACCAAGCAGGCGCAGACCACAACCGGGCGCATTTTGACAAATGGGGAATTACCTGTTTAAACCTGATGAGTAGTCCAGGGGCGGGAAAAACGGCGATTTTAGAACGCACCCTAGCCGCCCTCAGCCCTCAACTCAAAATAGCCGTGATTGAAGGGGATATGACCACAGAATTAGACGCCGACAGACTGCGACAATACGGCGTTCCCGTGATTGCGATTAATACGGGTCGTTCTTGTCACCTCGACTCCAAAATGGTAGCGGGAGGAATTCACCGCCTCGAACATGAATATAACCCGGCCGAGTTTGACTTAGTTCTCGTCGAAAATGTCGGTAACTTAGTTTGTCCGGCGGAGTTTGAAGTTGGCGAACACGCGAAAGTTGCTCTTCTCAGCATTACCGAAGGCGAAGATAAACCGCTTAAATATCCGGTGATGTTCCAAGAGGCGGATTGTCTATTAATCACCAAAATGGATTTAGCCCCATATTTGGAAATTGACTTAAAACGGATTGAAGAAAACGTGCGTCAAATCAATCCTCACGTTACTCTTATTCCCGTTTCCGCTAAAACGGGGGAAGGCTTAGAAACTTGGTTTAATTGGCTAGCTTCTCAAGTTCAATCGCCATCTCCTAAACCCCTTTCCCTGCATCACGCTTAA
- a CDS encoding ABC transporter substrate-binding protein yields the protein MKVRNLYSLFALFLASLTLIVSCNNSQPSSTANVTGTETALSAVVNMGFSAWPGWIPWQIAQEENLFAANNVNVNLRWFDGYLDSINALAAGQLDANTQTLNDTISSVAAGADQVIVLTNDNSTGNDKIIVREGINSITDLRGRTIAVEEGTVDHFLLLLGLKDAGLTANDVSIQPLETGAAAAAFVAGQVDAVGVFAPFTTQALQRPGSRELFSSADYPGAIPDHLVVTRRLINERPEAVQGLVNTWFDILNYIEENRDRALEIMARRAGVSVAEYQEYDAGTTIFSLEDNLKAFSAGNNMTALPYAAEQISTFLVDSGLIQSAPDLNQLFDDRFVKAYQEKQQKS from the coding sequence ATGAAAGTTCGCAATCTTTACTCATTATTCGCTCTATTTTTAGCCAGTTTAACGCTAATTGTGAGTTGCAATAATTCTCAACCCAGTTCGACTGCAAATGTCACCGGAACAGAAACCGCATTAAGTGCAGTTGTGAATATGGGTTTCAGCGCTTGGCCGGGTTGGATTCCCTGGCAAATTGCCCAAGAGGAAAACTTGTTTGCAGCAAATAATGTCAATGTCAATTTGCGCTGGTTTGATGGCTATTTAGATTCAATTAATGCCTTAGCTGCCGGACAGTTAGATGCGAATACTCAGACCCTTAATGATACCATCAGTTCGGTCGCAGCAGGAGCCGATCAAGTCATTGTTTTAACCAACGATAACTCCACAGGCAACGATAAAATTATTGTCCGAGAAGGGATTAATTCAATTACAGATTTACGAGGTAGAACCATCGCCGTTGAAGAAGGAACAGTAGACCATTTTCTGTTACTTCTAGGACTTAAAGATGCAGGCTTAACGGCAAATGATGTCTCTATTCAACCCCTAGAAACGGGTGCAGCCGCCGCCGCTTTTGTCGCCGGACAAGTGGATGCTGTAGGCGTTTTTGCGCCTTTCACCACGCAAGCTTTACAGCGTCCGGGAAGTCGAGAACTCTTTAGTTCAGCAGACTATCCGGGGGCAATTCCAGACCATTTGGTGGTAACTCGTAGACTAATTAACGAAAGACCTGAAGCCGTGCAAGGGTTAGTCAATACCTGGTTCGATATTTTGAACTATATCGAAGAAAATCGCGATCGCGCTTTAGAGATTATGGCACGACGGGCAGGGGTATCGGTTGCTGAATACCAGGAATATGACGCGGGAACAACAATTTTTAGCCTAGAAGATAACCTGAAAGCTTTTAGCGCCGGAAATAACATGACCGCATTACCTTACGCAGCCGAACAAATTAGTACATTTTTAGTCGATTCGGGTCTCATTCAATCGGCACCAGACCTCAATCAACTCTTTGACGATCGCTTTGTTAAAGCTTATCAGGAAAAGCAGCAAAAAAGTTAA